Within the Pseudomonadota bacterium genome, the region GTCCACAATGCCTACGGATGGATGAGCCCCTCTAGCCTCGACCGTGCGCGGAGCTGACGACTACTCTGGCTTGGCGTCGACGTGGCCGGTCTGGGTAGGCCAGCTACTCGGACGCATCGTCGAACGCGCTGGTCGGCACCTGGAGCGCCGTGGGCTGCTGGAGCGAGTGTTTCGGGTTGAGATCGAGCGGTGCGGACGGTGTGGCGGGCAAGTGAAGGTGATCGCCGCAATCGAAGAGCCTGCCGTGATCGAGCAGACACTGACGCACCTGGGGGAGTTGGGGGAAAGCCGCGCTGTCACGGCGCAGCCGCGTAGGCCGCCGATGCGCTGCGGATTCGCTCGTGGCGAACCAGCAAGGCGGTGGTTAAATTGGCGAAGGGTGCTGGCAGGGGCGCGGTCCGTTTAGTTCGAACGGGGGCGAGCCATGCTTGAAGAGCAGATGAGGTGGGCATCAGCCGGGCTCGGAAGGATCGGCGTCTACTTCGGCGATAGCGTTTGTTTGACTTATCTTTAGGGCAAACAGAATTGTTCACACTGAATGCCGAATTCCCACCCATCCAGACCTCCACCCCATATCCTGCTCCCCCGAACGACACCAACCATTACGAGTACTACGTGGTGTTTCGTGTCGCCAATGAGATCCCTCGCGGGGGTGGTTCGATCGTCCTCGCCTACACCGATACGGCCGAGCGCCTGTAATGGACGAAACACAGCGACTACGTGCACAGCCTCGAGCTGCAGCCCGCTACGGACGATCTATGCGCCGACTTCGATCACTTCGTCGACGGTGTCAGTTTCGAGTTCCCGAAGGGCCGCACCTTCGAGGGTGACGTGTAGGCCACATGGGACAACTTCGACGGCATCGGTACGGAGGTGGAGATGGAAGGACGTATCGAGGATTGGGTGGGCACACTCTAATGCAAAGACGAAGACTGCCCCAAGCGCGACGACTGGGAGTTCATCATCAAGATCTTCGACGGCACTTACCCCTTGCGTCACCTTACGACCGGGTTCATTCAGCGGCCCGATTATCCGTATGTACTCATTCAGGGCCCATGCCCACATTGATCATGGCGGGACGCCTCCCCCCAGCCAAGAGAGTGAGCTACTTCGTGACCACGATAGGACTCGGACAAACACTCCCGATTACCCAGGTATCGTGGCCGCCAACAGTCACGCCTGGCGAGAGCCCGCTGCAGCTAGCGGGTGCATCGCTGGCGAAGATGCAGGTGTACCAGCAATCCGAGTACACGTTGCCCAGGTCTGAGGCGGTCAAGGTGCAGTTCCACGTCTTCAGGCAGGCTGCCGGCGCAGCCTGCAGCGGGGTGAGGGTTAGCTGCAGCTTGGCCTGGCTCGGGCCTTCGTCGGGGACCAATCCCACGACCCCGCTGCCGCGCTCGTAGCGCAGGGGCACGGCCGGTCCCAACTCGTTCCACGCTGCGCCGTTCCAGCTATGCGCGCGCAGCTGGTCGTCGGCCTCGATGGACAAGGTGGCGATCTGGCCGTCGCTCGTCGTCGCGCCGCGCTCAGGAGCAAAAAGCCCCGTGCGAATTCTTCAACGAACTAACCGGACAGGACACTAGGTGCGATTCACACGAAACCTTAGCACGACGTGGGCGAAGCCTGTCGGTGAGCGCCTGAGGGCGCCAGGCCAACTAACGGGGAGGTCAGCTCGTCGCCGTTCTCCGAGCGGCCGCCGGACTCGTGCAGAGACTCCCTAACGATGCCCTTGCCCCGCTGCAGGGGCATCGCCTTCCTCGCGCCCGCGCGGCTTCAGGACGCTCCTCAAGCGCCCTGCGCTCGGAGCTACCGTCTGGCTCAACTGCACGTTCACCCGATCCGCTCGGCCTCGCGCATCCACCACCGTGAGCTGAAAGAACCCCGGGCCGCTTGGCTGCCATTGCTGTGACGGCCAAGGCGTGGGGGCCATCGGCGCACCGTCGACGAGCCATGTGAAGGGCGGCTCACCGCCGGTGCTCTCGAGGCGCAACGGCATCTTCCCGAGCAAGATGTTGGTATCCGGCAGGGGGAACAACACGCGCGGCCCATCGCCTACGCCATCGTCATCGCCCAGGAACTTGAGCATCGGCGGCAGTCGCTGCCCATCGAAGCCTGCCAGGGCGCCGGCAGGTGGTGGCGCGGGAGATGATTCCTCAGCGGCTGGCAGGGCATCGAAGATGTCGAACAGGATCGGCGCCGCCACCCCATGGCCATAGATGCCTGACAAGGGTGTCCCGTCCGGCCGCCCCACCCACACGCCCACGGTCCACCGCGCATCGAAACCGATGGCCCAGGCATCGCGGTGACCGTAGGAAGTGCCCGTCTTGAAGGCGGTGCGTGCCCTGGCCGCGACCCCTCGCGCCCCTGGGGCGGTGGCGGTGCGCAGGATGCGCTGTAGCTGCCAGCGTGCCCGCGCCTGAAGCAGGGGCAGCGCTCCTGACCGCTGGGCCTCACCTGCCTTATCGTCGTCGCAAAGCAGCTGCAGGGGGCGCGTTTCCCCGTCATCGGCCAGGCCTCGATAGAGTCGCACGAGGGACTCCAGCGTGGTGCCCGCGCCGCCGAGGGCAATCGCAAGGCCCGGTCGGTCGAGGCTCGGCAAGGCCAGGGGCACGCCCTGCGCCTCCAAGGCCATGGTGAAGCGCGTCGGGCCGAGGGCATCGAGCAAGGCCACGGCGGGCACGTTCAAACTCAGGCGCAAGGCATCGGCGAGTTCGAGAGCGCCGTAGTAGCGCTGCTCGAAGTTCGCAGGCGCGTACTTACCGAAGCGCGTCGGTCGGTCCATGACGCGCGTGGCGGGGGCGGCGAGCCCGCGATCGAAGGCCAGTCCGTAGATAAAGGGCTTGAGCGTCGAGCCCGGCGACCGCGTGGCTTGCGTCAGGTCCACCTGCCCTGCGCGCAAGGCGCTGAAGTAGTGGGTGCCGCCCAGATACGCGTGCACCTGGGCACTGTCGTTGTCGACGACCAGCACGGCCACGTTCGCCCGGGGGTGCACCTGCCTGACGGCCGCCCGCGCAATATCGCGAACTCGTGCTTGCAGGCTTGCATCCAAACAGCTATTGATTTTGCTCGCTTTGCCGGTCGCCAACAGGCGATCTGCCAGATGTGGGGCTAACACGGGCAGAGAATCGGCGACGGCCTTGGACAAGGGCTCAGAGAGCGCCAAACGTAGATCTTCGCTCGAAAGGACCGCCTGCTCCGCCAAGCGCGGCCATACGCGACGCAATACCTTCGCCCGAGCCTCGAGCGCCGCCTGCGGGTGTCGATCCGGACGCAGTCGCGTAGGCGACTGGGGCAAGGCCACCAGCAGGGCTGCTTCCGCGGGCGTGAGCTGTTCAGGTCCGTGGCCGAACCAGCGCTGGCTGGCTGCGGAGATGCCCTCGACGTTGCCCCCATAGGGCGCGAGACGCAGGTAGAGGGACAGGATCTCTTGCTTGCTCAACGCGCGCTCGAGTTGCAGCGCGCGCCCCATCTCCGTGAGCTTGCCACCTAGGGTGCTTGGCCTGGTTTCCAGCAAACGTGCGGTTTGCATCGTAAGCGTTGAGGCCCCTGACACCACGCGACCATGACGAATCCACTGACCCAAGGCGCGAAGCGTCGCTAAGGGATCGACGCCAGTGTGCCGATGGAATCGCTTGTCTTCGTACGCCACCAGCATGTGCAGGAAAAGCGGGTCGACGGCATCCACCGCCACGGGCAGGCGCAAGCGATCATCAGCGGCAAGGCGATAGCGCAGGGGCTGACCGTGGCGATCATGCAGCACGCTCCCGAGCATCTGCGCACGGGACAGATCCACCGGATGCCGGTGATCCAGCACCAGCAACGCGACGACGACCAGCGGGGCGAAGCCTCCAACCGCACCGATCGCGGCCAGCCGTCGGCGACGCCGTGAGCGAGCAGGAAAGCCGGTCATTGTTGCAGTCCGCCTAGTGCGATCACTGGGCTGTCGTGATCGTCGTGCGTCGTGCTGGGCCGATGGCGCGGAAGCGCGGCGCGTACATATCCTCCACCTGCACGCCTGGCATCGCGAATTCGCCCTCCGTGGTCGCCCGCACCAGGTAGGCCAAGCGGAAGCGCGCGGGGCCGTTGACCGTCAGCGCAGCCACGTAGCGATCGTCAAGGGCATTGGCGTACTCCACGTTGCTGAGGGGACCTATCGCCAGGGGGAGCTGGGCCCAGGTGCCGCCGAGGGCATCGTTCTCGATCTCAAAGCCGGCGGGCAACAGATCCACCACGAGCAGCTGCTGCTCGTTGGCAGCGCGCGTCGATTCTCCCTCGATCACGGCCACGAGGCGCTGGCCGCTTTGCACCGTCTGTGCGGTGACCGTTTCGCCGGAATCAGCGTCATACCAGCGCCGCTGGATCGCGTAGCCATCCGACTGGGGCGCGGGTGAGGTGATGGGCGCGCCACGCACGCGACGGATCAGTCGCACCTGCGTATCGCCGAGGTTTTCGATCTGCTTAGGCATCTTTACCGGGCTCCTGCCGCTCGCGAGACCAAGGCGACCCTCCGGTGCGCGCTGCTCCCGCCCATCCACCCGCAGGGACAGCTCCCCGGCCGTTTCCTGCAGTTGCTCTGCTGCCAACAGCAACCAGGTGAGCTCCTGCGTACTCATGTAGAGGGGATCGCTGGCGGTGAGGGCCCGTTCCAACGCTTCGCTCAAGGCCGCGCCGCGCACACCGAGATCTGTGTGACGCGCCATGAGCGTGAGCATGGCGGCGGCATCGCGTCGATCGGAGCCATAGTCCTCGAGATTGGTGATATTGGTACGTGTCTGGCGCAGGGCGCGCTCGAAGAGGCGATCAGACGGCTCGCGATCACCGACCAACGCCAGGGCTGCCGCCGTGTGCGCTGTCGCAATGCGTGTGGGGAGCGAGTTCCCGTGGGTCAGGGCGAAGCGTCGCACGACGGCGGGCGCCACCTTGCCCGTACGCGCCAGCGCGTAGGCTGCGTAGGCAGCGGCGTAAGGCGGTGCCGCACCGTCCACCATCTCGCCGAGGGCGCGCTCCGCCAGGCGCAGGGCGGCGCTCGGCACGTCGTGACCTTGCTCTGCCGCCAGCGATAGGAACTCATAGGCGTAGGCCGTAATCCAAAGACCCTGGCCATCGCCGAGAGACCACAGACCGAAGCGGCCGTCGTAGCGCTGGCGATCCAGCACCTGCGCGATCGCCGTGGTCACGTCGTTGAAGTGCGCATCGGACTGCAAGTGCGGCAGGGCGCGGCTGATGGTCTGCTCCGTGCAGCGGTAGGGGTAGCCATCGAGTTCGGCCAGCAGCCCGGGCACATCCACGGAAACCCCGTTCGTCGCCAGCCAACTTACGTAGGCGCCGGGGTGGAAGTCCGCGGCGAGGTCTCCGTCCACGGTCAACACTTCACCGGGATCGACGGACGTAAGCGCTCGCGCCGTGATGTTCGGCGACGCGGGCCGCACGGCTAGCGCGTACTCGCGCTTGAGCGCGTTGCCACCGGCCAGATCGATCTTCACGGCGAGATCAGCAACGCCCGGCTCCTGTGCCGTCACGCGTACCGGTAGCACCCGCCCTGCCCCGGGCGCCAGCGTGATGTCCTCCGCCGCCAGTTCCACCGCCACGGGGCCCGCAGCCTCGATGGCGAGGCCGAAGGTCATCGGCGCATCTCCGGGATTGCGCAAGTCCAGGCGTGCATCTGCCCTATCTCCCGGCGCAAGGAATCGTGGCAGCACCAGCTCGGCCACCACGGGATCCCGCACCAACAGGGGCGCGTCGCTCGCCCCCAGGGAGCGATCGGTCCAGGCCACGGCCATCAGGCGTAGGCGGCCGTTGAAGTCGGGTAAGTCCAGGGTGATGGTGCCGCGCCCCTGCTCGTCGAGGAGCACATCCCGGTGGTACAGGGCCACCACGCGCGAGCTGCGCACGGCCAGGCTACCGAGGTTGTCCTCAGCGCTGTCGCCACCGGAACGCACTGCGCCCAGGGGACCGTCCAGGGGCGCAATGAGGTCACCGTAGACATCCCGTACGTCACCGCCCAGGGCGCGCTGCCCAAAGTAATGCTTAGCTGGATCTGGCGTGGGGAAGCGGGTGAGGGCGAGAACGCCGGCATCCACTGCCGCCACGGTCATGCCCACCATCCGCTCGCCGATACCCGACGGAAGATCCACGGAAACGGGAATCGTCACAGGACCGCGCGGCCGCGTTTCCGGGGGAGGACTGAGGGTCACTGCCAGCCTGCGTTGCGCCACCCCCACCTCCACCCAGGCAAGGCCCGTAGCGCGTGTCGGCAGCGGTGAGGGCTCACCCGCGCCGGGACGAAACGCGGTGACCATGAGGTACAGGCCGGGACTCCAGGCGGGATCGATGTCGAAGGTGATCTCGCGCCCTGCCTCGGGCAGCTCCACCTCGAAGCTTCGATGCAAACGCTCATTGCCAAGGGTAACCAAGGCGCGGCCGGCAAACGGCGCATCGATGAAGGCCGTACGTTGCGTGCTGTTGCCGTCCGCCGGCGGGCGCAGGGTCAGGTCCAGGGCATCGGGCACGTTCGCCACCGCGGCGCCGCGCCACCAACCCACGTTGAAGCGTCGCGAGGCAGAGGCCGTGCCTCCCCCGTCGAAGACATCCAGGCGGTAGCGCCCCGGCGGCAAGCGTCTTTCCAGGGCGAGGCGCCCCTCGCTGTCGGCAACGCCTTCCCCACTCACCACCGGCTCGTCGATGACGTTCGCGCGCCATTGCCAGCGGCCACCGCTGCTGTACCACAGGTAGTTGTGGCGCTCGCGCACGAAGCGCCAGCGCAAGGGTGCCTGGGATACGGGTGTTGCCTCTGGACTCAAGGCCACCAACTCGAAGGTGGCGGCCTCGCCCTCTGACACGCTGTCGCCGAACAGTGTTCGTAGGCCCACGTAGCGTTCGTGCGTGTCGATGGCCGCCGTCACGGTCTCGTACACCGCGCGCCCGCCCACGTCGTCGACGGCGGCGGTCGCGCGCAGGCGCAGGGGCTGGCTGCGATCGGCGATGGCCGGGAGCGGCAACTGAAGTTCGGCCTCTCCCTTCGCATCGGTACGCGCCGCCGGCAGGCTTTGCAGCACGGGGGAGAACTCCAGCTCCTCGCGACCAAAGCTGAACGCCTCATAGCCGTCAAAGGGTGTCGGGTCCGCCTCGATCAGCAGCTGCACCTGCACGGGGCGATCGGCCGCCGGCGCGCCGTAGTAGTAGTTGGCCGCCACGCTCACGGCACCCCCGCCGCCCGCCTGCAGACGTGGCGCAGAAATCGACGCCTCCACCTCGATGCGCGGCGGCACGAAGTCCTCCACCTGGAAGCTGGTACTGCCGACAGCCATGCCGTCAGGATCCAGGCGAGCCGTTACTTCCCACTGACCAGTATTCGCCGTAGTAGCGATAGGGATCGATAGGTGAGCGGCGCCCAGGGCATCACTCGTCAGCACCTTCTCCAGCACCACCAGGCCGCCGGGTTTGGTGACGCGCAGGGTGAGCGGCAGGTCAGCCAGTGCCATCGCACGAGGATCCCGCAGCAACAGACTCAGCTCCACGGTCTCGCCGGGGCGGTAGATGCCGCGTTCCGTGTACAGAAAGGCATCGGCGGGGCCAGGTGCCGGTCGACCGCTCACGCCTCGCTCGGAGAGGTCGAGGGCCGCCCCGGTCAGGGGGAGGAAGTTGTAGTCGCTGCCATCACGTGCGGTGAGTAGCGCCGGCCCATCACCCCCCTTGCCCGCCGAGAGGCCCGGCGCGAAGCGCGCGTAGCCCTGGTCATCGGTGGTCACCGTGCCAAGGACACGGTTGTTGCTGGCGACGAGCGTGAGTTCCACCTTCGCCCGGGGTAGCGTGTCCGCCAGGGAGCGGGCGAACACATGCAAACCGTCACTCGCGGAGAAGGTGGTCAGGCCGATGTCGGAGACCACCAGCCACTGGGTGGCCGCGAGGCTGTAGTCGTTGGCCAGAGGCGCGGACAACACGTAGATGCCCTCTCCCTCCTGCGCCAGCAGCTGCTCCACAGGGAGGTTGGTGATGACCTCGCGGTCCGCCACGGACTGCACCTCGAGCGTGCCCTGCCACAGGGAGCTTCCTAACTCACCTTCCAGGCGTGCCCGATGCCAACGCGAGAGGGGTTGGCGTAGCAGCGACCGCAAATCCCGGTGCACCAGGTTGCGATCGTCGACACGAAAGAGTTCCAGTGGCACCTCGTCCAGGTTGACGGTGCGAACGGGAATCAGTGCATCCGCCGGCCGTGGCAACACATAGGCGCCAGGCGAGAAGGCCACGGAAGGCTGGCGATGGGGCACCTCGACGGTGCGTTGAAGCGGTTTCTCCAAGACCTCCCCATCACCGGCGGTCAGCCCCTTGTGCAAGGTGAGGGCGTATTGTGTGCCGTGAGCGAGGCCCGCAATGCATAGCTGCTCTCCCTGCACGGTCACCAGTGCATCGGGCGCGGGGGCGATCTCGACCAGGTCGCTGAGCGGAATCGGCTGCACGGCGGCCAAGGATCGCGACAGGCGCAGGCACACGCGCGGCAGGGCCTGCTCCGCCTCCGCGTTGATGCTCATGATGCGCAAGCGCAGGCGCTCCTCGAGCGCCTCCCAGGCATCGCGCACGGGTGCGGAGTCGTCGAGGGTCAGGGCGATCGCCGCCACTTCCCTCGCCGTGTCCCGACGACTGCGATCGGCGTAGCGATCTGCCAGGCGCAGGAGCGCAGTGGCACGCGCCTGCGTGGACTCGGCAATCGTGTAGAGATGCCAGGCTGCGCCCAGGGCATCATCCTGTGCGCGATTGTTCTGGCGCCGGTCATGCAACGCCAGCCACGCTCCCGCGTCCCAGGGCCTATCGTAGGCATTCAGTTCGAGCTGATAGCGGCGCCGCAAGCGATCTGGGTGCTCTTCGCCGAGAAGCTTCAACTCCTGAAGGCTAGCCTTCGCCTTGATCAGTTCGGCTCGCTCGAGACGCTCGTGAATGGCCTCGAGCTCGGCCATCAGGGCCGCTTGCGCATGGGCGGCGTCCGTGGGCAGGTCGAGCTCCTCGGGCGGCACGGCGCTTTGGCTGTGAGCGTCGCCGGTGCCGAGCAACGCGATCAGCAGAACGGCTGCAGACGTGTGCAGGGCTCTTTTGAGTAGGGGCCACGGGAAGGGGCGGCAGGTCATGCGCATACTCCAGTGAAGGGCCGCCAGCTTGTCGTCAACGGCAAGGCTGTGTCGATGGCCCCAGGCTACCACCTTGGAGCCGGACTAGATTCGCGCGCCACCTGACGGCGTACTTCGAGAAGCACCCATCGGTTCAGCTAACTACGGCTTCCCTGCCCCTTTCTTGGTCTGGTAGAAGGCGTTGGCGATGTTCATGTTGAAGTAGAACAGTCGTGCGTCGCCCTCGCCGTAGGGCTGCGCTTGAATCGCGTCGGTCAAGTTACCCTCGCTACGCAGCGCTTGGCTCGTGCCGCGCTTGTAACCCGATAAGGCGATCAGGGCACGCTCCTCGGCGATGGACACGGCCTCGATGGCCGTCGCCTGACATCTACCGTCGCCGGTAGCGTACATGGAGCGGAGCAAGCCACGGCCGAACCCGTCATGGAGCTGCTGCCCAGCGTCGTCGCCCGCGCCCTCAGCAGCCCGGGCGCAGTAGTAGTGCCCCTGGATGTCGAGGTAGTCGATCGCCAGCACTCGCTCACAGGCTGCCTTGGCGGCCCCATGGTCCTGCTCACGCAAGGCATCGGCAGCTTCCCCCAGCGCTTCTGCGTAGGCGGGGTGCACGTGGCGCAGGGGGCTGTAGCCCTCGGCGCGCGTAGACAGCGCGCGTAACCTGAGGAAATCCGTCCGTGTAGGCGCGGCCTTGGCCTGCTCCAAAGCCGCGCGGAATGTATCGGTGGTATCGGCGGGCAGCCCGTCTAGGACCGCCGCCAGGGATCGATAGGTGCGCGGTAGGTACTTGGCCGCATCGCCGGCCTTGAGAAACATGGACAGCAGCGCTTCGCGGCCTCCGCCTCGCTTGGCGTCCTCATGCCCCACGGCGGCGACAGACAGTTGAGCGTCACGGCCCGCTTGCTCGGCCATGAGCGCTAAGGTGATCTGACCCGATGGAGAGGGCCCCGTGGCGCCTTGATCGGTCACCAGCAGCAAGACGTCCGCTTTCGCCTCATAGCGCGCTTGCGACAAGGTCTTGTTGCCACCGGCGAGGGGCAAGCGCTTTTCGTAGTCGGCGGCGGCCGCTGCTGCCTGGAGGTGGCATTGCGTGCTGCCGGGGCCGCCGGGCGACGCCAGCGCCACCACCACGGGCCTGCCACCCGCCAGCACCACGCCCCACTGCGCATCGGGAGCGAGCGAATGCAGCCGTTCGTTCAGTTCCGCGATGATCTGCTCGGCCAGGGCATCACCATCGACTTTGTCCGCGGCGTCCTCCGTGATCGCAACCATCACGTCGATCTGTGTGCGTGCCTGTACAGACGCTACGCATAGCAAAAGGCCGCTCAGGGCTGCCAGCACCAGACGCTGGCCGAGGCACCGCATGCCCATCACGCGGCAGCGTCCCGCTCGAGCGCTCCCAGAACACGCGCTCGCTGTTGCCATAGACGGTGGACAGAAAAGGTATGGACATCCATGCTGCGGAACTCCGCCAGGTATTGAGCCACGAATGGCAGAAACGGCGACGCCGACTTGAACAATGACTGCTTGATCAACCTCGCGACCGTTGTCCCGCGCAGCACCGCCAAAGCAGGTGGCGCGGTCCCGTCGCTTGGGATTGCTCACCGGCAGCTGACACGAACTCGACAGGGCGGGCAAATTTCCCCATGTAATGCCGCTTGCGTACCGGCCGTGGATCTCAAGGCGCTGTGAGCAGTCATCCCACGCAATCACTGCGCTTTCGCTACCCCTGGCGTGCGTACCAGACGCGCGTGCTCGATTCCATTGGCCTGTATCTCGCCGATCACCGCCTCCACATCGTCCGCCGCTCCTGGGTCCGGCAAGACCACCCTCGGTCTGGAGATATTCAGGCACCTCGATCGCCCGACCTTGGTGCTCTCGTCCACGAGAGTGATCAGGAATCAGTGGATCGAGCGCTTGCGTGACTTCCTGCCGGAGGAGGCGTCAACGCCAGCGCCCTGGCCCAGTCGATCCCTGGACGAGCCGGCGTTTTTGACATCCATCACGTACCAGGCTCTGCACACGAAGTATCGCGATGCACTTCGCGAAGCCGTGACGGACGATGAGGTAGCTGCCGCGGAAGAGACTGAGATCCAGACGATGCCTATCGATGAGCAGGAAGTGTCGACGCTGATCACGGCACTGAAGGGCGCTGGCACCAAGGTGCTGATCCTCGACGAGGCTCATCACCTGCGCGCCCAGTGGTGGAAGGCGCCGAGCAAGGTAGTCGCGGCCATCGAGGGGATGACCGTCGTGTCGCTCTCGGCCACTCCGCCGTACGACGCTAACCCAGGCGAATGGAAGCGCTACGAAGCCTTGTGTGGTGCCATCGACGAGGAGATCTCCGTCCCGGAGCTGGTCAAGGCCAAGACCCTGTGCCCCCATCAGGACTTCGTGTGGACCGTGGTACCTACGGAGTACGAAAGGACATACGTCGAGGAGTACCAATGCAACGTCCGACGGACCGTGACGGAGTTGCTCGGACGCCACGCTGGAGCGTGCCGTACGGCAGCACGCTTGGATCACTGGGGATACGGCTACCGAAGACGAGATTTTGGCCAGGCCTGAAGGTGCCATCGCGCTCCTGGTGTACCTCGCGCACAAGCAACATGCCTTGACGACACACCTGATGGGACTGCTGGACCTGCAGGAGGCAGACCCGCCGAACGGCCGAAACGCTGTTGAAGCGCGAGGTCCACTACTCGTTCCTGGCCCCCGTCTGGGGAGAGCACGCGCAGGGGCTGGCCGCCCTCGATTGGCAGGGCCCACGGCTGGCCGCGTTGCCCCGATACCAGAGGGGGCCCGTGCTCGAAAATGCGGACGCTTCGGCGATGCGGCGCAGGGGATCGCCCAGGGCCCTGGCGACTGGCCGCGGCAGGCTAGCGACAGCGTCAGGTGTGCCGAGGTTGTCACGTCGCGATCAAGGAGGTCCGGACGTTGCAGGGCGGGTGCTGCCCGCAGCCTCGCCGCTTCGCGCAGGGCCGCGCGCTGAGCGACCACCCACTGGCTTGCCGGCATGGCCTGCGGATGCAGGCCGCCATGGAGAAAAGCCGTGTCGTTGATGACCGCCACGATATTCGGCGAGAGCAGCCAGCGACCTTAGTGGCCGTCCGGCGCAAAGGCCGCGCGATGGGCGAAGAAGCCTGGCGGCCGCCCGCTCACCACCTTGTCGCTGAGACCTTCCGCCCGAGCGGTAGCGGCGGCGGCCTCGCGTAAGGCGTCATCCTCGGCCCCGCGAAGGCGGCGAATTCCTCTTTCGCCACATAGCGCAGATCGCCCGTGAGGTTCATCTGCTCGTGGTTACCGATGAGTACGTGCACGGGTCCGCCAGCGGCTTGCGCCTGCGTCTCCAACCCCATCAGCAGATCCATGACGCGTCGCGAGTCTGGGCCGCGATCCAGGAGGTCGCCCACGCTCACCAGGTGCTTGCTACCGGCGATCCAGCGATCGTCGCCGTCGATGACTTCGGCGAAGCTAAGCAGGCGGTGGAGGGCTTCGTAGTCGCCGTGCACGTCACCAAATGCGATCACGCGCTCGGCGTTCTCCCAGCGCCACTGCTGCGCTTCGTCCGCATGCCCGGTGGCGCCCAGGAGGCAGGGGGCGATCGCGATTAGTGCTGTCAGCGGCGCGCGTTGGCGCCACGGGAGCGAAATCTCAAGCGATGTCCTTCGGTTAGCTCGCGAAAGGGCTTGCGCCGTAAGCCTCACGGGTTGGACGGGCCTGCGTCCACCCGCGGCGTCGGCGTATAGTCGTTACGGTGAGCTATTGGGGTCTTAGGCGTCCGTGAGCTCAGTGTTCCCATGGCGGAGGACCCACGCATTTTGCGCACGCCCTTGTTGCTGATTCTCACGGTGTTCTTTGTGCTTCTGGCGCTCTGGTGGCGTGGGGAAGACTCGCGGCTGTCTACAACTGAAGGGACCGTGGTCTCCGTGGTGCAGGGTGATGGCTCGCGACCAAGCGACGGCACCGCCCCAGTGCCCTCGGAGGCTGCTGATGGCCGTTGCGAGGATGCCAAGACCTTGCAGAGGCGCGTCAGCAAGCTAGCCGCGCGCAGCGTGGCCTTCCTGGCCTCCGTGCAGGACACGATTTCCGATGACCTCGACACATGGCCGGACAAGCTGGCAGAGAGCGAAGATCCGGAACTCCTGTACGTGGCCTCCTATGCGGATCAGTCCAGGGTGCATGACCAGCTGACGCCTGCGCGGCGCGTGGAGCTGCTGCAGCGGGCCCTTGCCGTCGACAGCACTAATCCCATGTACCTGACGACGCTGATGCACGTGTGCCTGCGTAATCCGGACGCGCCCGGCTGCGACCTGCCGGACCTCGAGGGCAAGCTCATCGCATTCGATAGCGATAACGGCCAGAGCTGGGCCCTGGTGGCGGCCAGCTGTGGTCTGCGCGGCGATGAACAGTGTGCGTTCCAGGCGATGGAGCAGGGCGCGGTGGCGCCCAGCTATCGCGACTACTACACCGAACGCGTGCTGGTGACGGAACGGGCCATGGCCGCTGTGGGCATCAGCTACCCCATGCGCTCCACAACGGCCTTCATCCTGGCTGCCTTGGAGCCAAGTACCGTGCCCCTGCTGCCGGGGCCTTGCACGCAGGAGGCGCCAGCGTCCATGCATGCGGCGTGTCGGGCCTACGGGCAACGGCTGGAGCGCCATGGCAAGAGCATGCTCAGCCAACAGGCGGGACGGGCAGTGCAGTTGCTTGCCTCGTCGGTCCTGGGGGATACAGCACCGGGT harbors:
- the pbpC gene encoding penicillin-binding protein 1C — translated: MTGFPARSRRRRRLAAIGAVGGFAPLVVVALLVLDHRHPVDLSRAQMLGSVLHDRHGQPLRYRLAADDRLRLPVAVDAVDPLFLHMLVAYEDKRFHRHTGVDPLATLRALGQWIRHGRVVSGASTLTMQTARLLETRPSTLGGKLTEMGRALQLERALSKQEILSLYLRLAPYGGNVEGISAASQRWFGHGPEQLTPAEAALLVALPQSPTRLRPDRHPQAALEARAKVLRRVWPRLAEQAVLSSEDLRLALSEPLSKAVADSLPVLAPHLADRLLATGKASKINSCLDASLQARVRDIARAAVRQVHPRANVAVLVVDNDSAQVHAYLGGTHYFSALRAGQVDLTQATRSPGSTLKPFIYGLAFDRGLAAPATRVMDRPTRFGKYAPANFEQRYYGALELADALRLSLNVPAVALLDALGPTRFTMALEAQGVPLALPSLDRPGLAIALGGAGTTLESLVRLYRGLADDGETRPLQLLCDDDKAGEAQRSGALPLLQARARWQLQRILRTATAPGARGVAARARTAFKTGTSYGHRDAWAIGFDARWTVGVWVGRPDGTPLSGIYGHGVAAPILFDIFDALPAAEESSPAPPPAGALAGFDGQRLPPMLKFLGDDDGVGDGPRVLFPLPDTNILLGKMPLRLESTGGEPPFTWLVDGAPMAPTPWPSQQWQPSGPGFFQLTVVDARGRADRVNVQLSQTVAPSAGRLRSVLKPRGREEGDAPAAGQGHR